In Bactrocera neohumeralis isolate Rockhampton chromosome 5, APGP_CSIRO_Bneo_wtdbg2-racon-allhic-juicebox.fasta_v2, whole genome shotgun sequence, the genomic window ACGTATTCTATCCTTAGTAAAGTAAACGAAATTTTGCTTGTCACTGGCAGAGATGTCAAACATATATCTATTAATAACCTGCACCAGCTGAAGACACCAGACTGCGGACAAATGGTCACAGCTTAACCATACTTTAGGTATTGACATtgtctttaaaataattatatatttcattaaaaatacctaatataaatatataatagctTAATGACACTACAAACCATTGCATGTAtatcgctatattttgaaattgtaaaGCCAGGTGGAACCAGTACGTCACGATTACCACCACCAATTGTGATTatcaatacatttttcaaatttttatcttCGTTATTGGTATGATTGCTCATTAGAAAGCGACTACACGTAGCgcaacaaaaatttgaatttttatttaatttcaaagagGACCGTCCAAcagatatatttttgtttatacttttataaaatGCATGTATTTTTTCATCAAGAACTAAAATAGGCTTATTTATAGGAGACGATAAGGATACTATGGTATTGATGAATTTAGAAAATTCTGGATCTCTTAAAACTGCTTGCGACACTACCGCTCCCATAGAATGACCAACTATAATTACTTTTGCAGTTTGTTCAGTACTTTTATAAAGCTTCAAAACAATCTTTATACAAGtctttaaatataaagtttGACGCTCCAAATAATCACCATAAAGCGCTGAAAGCTCTTCGTTGTAGTCgactgaaaatatattaaaaaatgtattttcatgTAAGAAagaatttcacattttacaatattttttttactgcaagtgtgttaaatatatttactagtAAAATAATCCAAATGAATTCCAGTAGCACTCTCTCTGGCTTTTCTCAACGCTACCGATGCCAAGGAACGTACCTAAAACACGTATGTGAATTATAAGAGTCCTATTATTAATACGTAGGTTGacttttatatttcggtattTGGTAACCCTAATATTGCAATCTGGTAACTCATAACTTTACCGCAATACTCTTATTTTTGATGTTGTACTCCGAACGTTTTGAACGCTACGAGCGCTATTTGCAGAGATAAAGAGttgcccaactctcctgtcactggaaatgtgagagccgctcacctaccgaactttgacagttgactggattgggtaggttttgacgttttgcagtTGGAATGACTGggacggccagattgaaattataccaaaatatatgtgaacggaggaatttgtttccgccgttcaagatcacttatgaaaaatgtgaaacaatgaaaatcataaaaatgcgaaatttaaatatatttcatgaaatgtTTTGCAATTTGATGCATAGTAGCATTAATTTTCAGTTACCAATgattaaaacatttaataattgagaacttaagcctgttagttctcaattcattcaccttattaagtattgaaagatcaaaagtcagttgttttaatatactataaaagCATAAAACAGGACTTaggtagtttcgccatatattaaaagtccgatatgtaataatttacaatcgtaataaatgttaggtattttaatttaaatgcccaaaaattcttactttcttcgatctggccataatggaaaatgttataaaaaacgcttttttttgaggcgctctcacactggaataagttgggcatcccattatccctggctATTTGCGTAGTTAACAGTAACAATTTTTGACGATgtaacatcaagataaggaaaaaatttaaaaggtcataaaaaaaactgacacatacgaacgccaaaccctttgagggttttactatactgacctagtaccatcaccctgacttggaatttctcaccccccagattagctgttgtactgtgatattattattattcgttTTTGTTCTCTGATTCCGAAATacaaaaggcaacctacgtccTAATATGCTTGGAACTAATCCCGAATATATTTACTTGCTTATAAGAACCTCCATTTCCTGGTACAAAAATAACGGGTGCTCCAGTGAATTGAGTTTTGTGCACTTCAATTGGTATACGGCCTTCATTGTAGTAATACAATCCGTAATTGCGAAACTTGTCATTCTCTTCGAAGTCTATTCTCTGAAAATGTTAATTATACGTATTATATAATGcaagacacatacatatatattaataaatataaatacactaTGTTTATTTAGATTATCAAATTATTTATCAAACAAATCTATATTCCGGCTAACTTTCAAGGTGATACGCGATGTGTTGTAAGGTTTGCCAGCATTAAAAACTCCACCCGAACCATTGTATTCATTAATCCTAAGGACATCTCAAACATCGAAGCTTTGTTTGAGTCATGTTCAGCAATACAATTTGACATTTcaaatgacattttttattgcttgtttCTGTTCGCGGTTTGATTGAAGCTACGATATTAACTGCTAAAtcaaaagtaaaagtttttatacCGCGGATCCCTATGACTCCAACTGATATGCCATTTCAATGGCtagatattaataaaaaactcttttgtgtgaataaatgaatttgatgttaaaataaatttgtattattattattccgctagtattattataaaaactgtTTCATATTATTGTTCAACGAAATTGTggatatacctacatacatatgtatattataatcaTGTTCCCTGCAAGATGGAGGTAACAgaatgcacaaacacattgaaacatttccAGCTGTTCACCAACACTGATacattgcaatttttaattgaatgagaGAAAGCGTAAGTAAGAGAGAAAAACTATTTAAGCTTATcgaaatattaatatgttaaaAGAGAAAGGGCGATAGAAAAgaataatctatatatataaaacaaagtcgtgttagttacaacatttataactcaaggcggctgaaccgatttggctgaagattggtggggaggtagattagaaccagggtaaggacatagaatactttttatactctcgcaacaatgttgctaaggagagtattatagttttgttcacataacggttgtttgtaagtcctaaaactaaaagagtcagatatagggttacatataccaaagtgatcagggtgacgagtagagtcgaaatccgcatgtctgtctgtccgtccgttcgtctgtctgtccgtccgtccgtgcaagctgtaacttgagtaaagcttgagatatcatgatgaaacttggtacacgtattccttggctccataagaaggttaagttcgaagatgggcaaaatcggcccactgccacgcccacaaaatggcggaaaccgaaaacctataaagtgtcataactaagccataaataaagatattaaagtgaaatttggcacaaaggatcgcattaggaaggggcatatttggacgtattttttttggaaaagtgagcgtagccccaccccctactaagttttttgtacgtatctcaaaaactactatatctatgtcaaccaaactctacagagtcgttttcttcaggcatttccatatacagttcaaaaatggaagaaatcggataataaccacgcccacctcccatacaaaggttatgttgaaaatcactaaaagtgcgttaacggactaacaaaaaacgtcagaaacactaaatttcacggaagaaattgcagaaggaagctgcacccaggctttttttaaaaattgaaaatgggcgtggcctcgcccacttatggaccaaaaaccatatctcaggaactactagaccgatttcaatgaaagtcggtatataatattttcttaacaccctgatgacatgtacgaaatataggtgaaatcggttcacaaccacgccttcttccaatataacgctattttgaattccatctgatgccttctctgtataatatatacattaggaaccaatgatgatagcggaataaaaatttacaaaaatacggtatttgaaaaatatgtaaatgatgaaatctcgattatcactttatcatgcgagagtataaaatgttcggtgacacccgaacttagcccttccttacttgttatc contains:
- the LOC126760167 gene encoding GPI inositol-deacylase; the encoded protein is MFLNTNPAMPCPSTLFSNRIDFEENDKFRNYGLYYYNEGRIPIEVHKTQFTGAPVIFVPGNGGSYKQVRSLASVALRKARESATGIHLDYFTIDYNEELSALYGDYLERQTLYLKTCIKIVLKLYKSTEQTAKVIIVGHSMGAVVSQAVLRDPEFSKFINTIVSLSSPINKPILVLDEKIHAFYKSINKNISVGRSSLKLNKNSNFCCATCSRFLMSNHTNNEDKNLKNVLIITIGGGNRDVLVPPGFTISKYSDIHAMTMSIPKVWLSCDHLSAVWCLQLVQVINRYMFDISASDKQNFVYFTKDRIRREQAALTHFVKLNIIQSKEINIEQEGRHNSVWREDTLRVFSKAFKEGSKSNFIQLIPLRRHKKHTKLCIDVTQLESDDFLFGCTVKSRFNNDLFCEDKASLSHNFQILPSIKNKMRSVAILDIKNLKETYVNWTHVGFFVRASRKPLSRQSAW